Proteins encoded by one window of Vibrio rumoiensis:
- the pcnB gene encoding polynucleotide adenylyltransferase PcnB yields MCRKLFTNTKSDQSSSAKNSSNGDVNLNIITRQEHTISRAHISDNALKVLYRLHNHGYDAFLVGGGVRDLLLDKEPKDFDIATNATPEQIKQLFRNCRLIGRRFRLAHIMFGREIIEVATFRGHHQEPEKNQSAQSKEGMLLRDNVYGTVEEDAERRDFTINAMYYNIADFSIHDYANGVKDLKAGVIRMIGDPETRYREDPVRMIRAIRFAAKLDMKIEPNTAAPIKELAHLMTGVPAARLFEESLKLLQSGQGWATYQLLREFDLFSSLFPTVAQYFTPEQNSDVEQMVEIALKSTDKRINEAKRINPAFMFAAFLWYPLQKRAQELAVERKLSQYDAIMMASNDILDDQVRHLAIPRRHSATVRDIWQLQLRLTRRTGKRAFQLLELNKFRAGFDMLEMRGKVEQGQTEALALWWQEFQDAPSVHRQNMVQALGTQKPTGRRRKRPNAKKKSTKPKAQE; encoded by the coding sequence TTGTGTCGTAAACTATTTACCAACACAAAATCAGACCAATCGAGCTCAGCGAAGAATAGCTCAAATGGAGACGTTAATCTGAACATTATCACTCGCCAAGAGCATACTATCTCGCGTGCACACATCAGTGACAACGCGCTGAAAGTGCTCTATCGATTACATAATCACGGCTACGATGCTTTTCTTGTGGGTGGAGGAGTACGCGACCTACTACTCGACAAAGAGCCGAAAGATTTTGATATTGCTACCAATGCAACCCCAGAGCAGATTAAGCAACTTTTTCGCAACTGTCGCCTAATTGGTCGTCGATTCCGCTTAGCTCATATCATGTTTGGTCGAGAAATTATTGAAGTGGCGACGTTCCGTGGCCATCATCAAGAACCAGAAAAGAATCAATCAGCACAATCAAAAGAAGGTATGCTGTTACGCGATAATGTTTACGGCACAGTGGAAGAAGATGCGGAGCGTCGTGATTTCACCATCAATGCCATGTATTACAACATTGCCGATTTCAGTATCCATGATTACGCCAATGGCGTGAAAGATCTAAAAGCTGGTGTGATCCGTATGATTGGCGATCCTGAAACTCGTTATCGCGAAGATCCAGTACGCATGATTCGTGCGATTCGCTTTGCGGCTAAATTAGATATGAAGATTGAGCCGAACACCGCCGCTCCCATTAAAGAACTCGCTCATTTAATGACAGGGGTTCCTGCTGCTCGTTTGTTTGAAGAATCCTTAAAACTACTGCAATCAGGTCAAGGTTGGGCAACCTACCAACTGCTGCGTGAGTTTGACTTATTCTCTAGCCTATTCCCTACCGTGGCTCAATACTTCACACCAGAACAAAACTCTGATGTCGAGCAAATGGTAGAAATCGCATTAAAGTCGACAGACAAACGCATTAATGAAGCTAAGCGTATTAACCCAGCCTTTATGTTTGCCGCTTTCTTGTGGTACCCATTACAAAAACGAGCACAAGAGCTTGCGGTTGAACGTAAGCTTAGTCAATACGACGCCATCATGATGGCGAGCAACGATATTTTAGATGATCAAGTTCGTCATTTAGCCATACCACGTCGCCATAGTGCGACCGTTCGTGATATTTGGCAGTTGCAACTTCGACTGACTCGCCGAACTGGCAAGCGTGCATTCCAACTGCTGGAATTAAATAAATTCCGGGCTGGCTTTGATATGCTCGAAATGCGTGGCAAAGTCGAGCAAGGCCAAACCGAAGCACTCGCTTTATGGTGGCAAGAATTCCAGGATGCCCCATCGGTTCATCGCCAAAATATGGTACAAGCGTTAGGTACACAAAAACCTACGGGACGTCGCCGTAAACGCCCAAATGCCAAGAAAAAAAGCACGAAACCAAAGGCTCAAGAATGA
- the folK gene encoding 2-amino-4-hydroxy-6-hydroxymethyldihydropteridine diphosphokinase has translation MITAYIAIGSNLADPVAQANRAIEALRHHPHIQLITCSSLYSSTPMGPQDQPDYINAVAEIQTELSPLELLDNTQAIEQQQGRVRKDERWGPRSLDLDILLYGDQVINNERLTVPHYGMKVREFVIYPLNEIAPNLSLPDGTELKSLLNSVNRNGLSIWQA, from the coding sequence ATGATCACAGCCTACATCGCTATCGGCAGCAATTTAGCCGATCCAGTTGCACAAGCCAATAGAGCCATTGAAGCTTTACGTCATCACCCCCATATACAACTTATTACTTGCTCATCGTTGTATTCCAGTACGCCGATGGGCCCACAAGATCAGCCCGATTACATCAATGCTGTGGCTGAAATTCAAACCGAACTATCGCCTCTTGAATTACTCGATAACACCCAAGCTATCGAGCAACAACAAGGGCGAGTTCGCAAAGATGAACGTTGGGGTCCAAGAAGTTTAGACCTTGATATTCTTCTTTATGGCGATCAAGTGATAAATAACGAACGTTTAACTGTGCCTCATTACGGCATGAAAGTACGAGAGTTTGTAATTTACCCACTCAATGAAATTGCCCCTAATTTATCCCTCCCGGATGGGACTGAGCTCAAGTCGCTGCTCAACAGCGTCAACCGTAATGGGCTCTCGATTTGGCAAGCTTAA
- the panB gene encoding 3-methyl-2-oxobutanoate hydroxymethyltransferase, giving the protein MKKVSINTLLKWKQDGRKFATSTAYDASFAQLFEQQEMPLLLVGDSLGMVLQGEESTLPVTIEDIAYHTRCVRAGSPNCLLLSDMPFMSYATPEQACENAATLMRAGANMVKLEGGRWLIETVKQLTERSVPVCAHLGLTPQSVNIFGGFRIQGREQEKAQQIINDAIALQNAGAQLLVLECVPSSLAKKITEELDIPVIGIGAGKDTDGQILVMHDMFGISANYMPKFSKNFLTETGSMQAAVQQYIQDVEAGVFPSPEHSFE; this is encoded by the coding sequence ATGAAAAAAGTATCCATCAACACTTTACTCAAGTGGAAACAGGATGGTCGTAAGTTTGCGACATCAACCGCTTATGACGCTAGCTTTGCTCAGTTGTTTGAACAACAAGAAATGCCATTATTATTAGTTGGTGATTCACTCGGAATGGTATTGCAAGGTGAAGAAAGCACGTTACCAGTGACCATTGAAGATATTGCCTACCACACTCGCTGCGTGCGCGCAGGTAGCCCAAATTGCTTGTTATTATCAGACATGCCATTTATGAGCTACGCCACGCCAGAACAAGCCTGTGAGAATGCTGCAACCTTAATGCGTGCTGGGGCAAATATGGTAAAACTCGAAGGTGGCCGTTGGTTAATTGAAACCGTTAAGCAATTAACGGAACGTTCGGTGCCAGTATGCGCTCACCTTGGCTTAACCCCACAATCAGTCAATATTTTTGGTGGCTTCCGCATTCAAGGACGCGAGCAAGAAAAAGCTCAGCAGATCATTAATGATGCCATTGCATTACAAAATGCTGGCGCTCAGTTGTTAGTGCTTGAATGTGTACCAAGCTCACTGGCCAAGAAAATCACCGAAGAGCTTGATATTCCGGTGATCGGAATTGGCGCAGGCAAAGACACCGATGGTCAAATCTTAGTTATGCACGATATGTTTGGCATTTCAGCCAACTACATGCCTAAATTTTCAAAAAACTTTTTAACCGAAACCGGCAGCATGCAAGCCGCTGTTCAGCAATATATTCAAGATGTTGAAGCTGGGGTATTCCCTAGCCCTGAACATAGCTTTGAATAG
- the panC gene encoding pantoate--beta-alanine ligase: MQTFADILSLRDQLKNVRRDGRRIAFVPTMGNLHEGHLTLVRKAREHADLVVVSIFVNPMQFERADDLNNYPRTLEDDLSKLNSEGVDFVFTPTPEIIYPEGLDKQTFIEVPGLSHMLEGASRPGHFRGVSTIVTKLFNIVQPDVACFGEKDYQQLAVIRKMVSDLALDIDVIGVPTVRELDGLAMSSRNGLLSLSERQRAPVLARTMRWIGSQIRGGRDDYASLLEDGSDQLRAADLQPDEIFIRDAANLQLPTEETTQVVILMSAFLGKARLIDNLVVELNPKNTQDSDNEEE; the protein is encoded by the coding sequence ATGCAAACTTTTGCCGATATTCTCTCATTAAGAGACCAGCTTAAAAACGTACGTCGCGATGGTCGTCGTATTGCTTTTGTCCCGACGATGGGCAACTTACACGAAGGTCACCTTACCTTAGTTCGCAAAGCACGTGAACACGCTGATCTAGTTGTGGTCAGCATTTTTGTTAACCCAATGCAGTTTGAACGTGCTGACGACTTAAATAACTACCCAAGAACATTAGAGGATGATCTTAGTAAATTAAATAGTGAAGGCGTCGATTTTGTCTTCACGCCAACCCCTGAAATCATCTACCCAGAAGGCCTAGATAAACAAACCTTTATCGAAGTACCTGGTTTATCACATATGCTAGAAGGCGCTTCTCGCCCTGGGCATTTTCGTGGTGTCAGCACTATCGTAACCAAGCTATTTAATATCGTACAACCTGATGTCGCTTGCTTTGGGGAAAAAGATTACCAACAGCTTGCAGTGATCCGAAAAATGGTTAGCGATCTTGCGTTAGACATTGATGTGATTGGCGTACCTACAGTTCGTGAATTGGACGGCTTGGCGATGAGTTCACGTAATGGTTTATTAAGCTTAAGCGAGCGTCAAAGAGCTCCCGTATTAGCGAGAACCATGCGTTGGATTGGTAGCCAAATCCGTGGAGGACGTGATGATTATGCCTCGCTCTTAGAAGATGGTAGCGATCAGTTACGTGCGGCAGACCTACAGCCTGATGAAATTTTTATTCGTGATGCTGCTAACTTACAATTACCGACCGAAGAAACCACTCAAGTTGTCATTCTTATGTCGGCTTTCCTAGGTAAAGCGCGCTTAATTGATAATCTCGTGGTTGAGCTGAATCCAAAAAATACTCAAGATAGCGATAATGAAGAAGAATAA
- a CDS encoding ABC transporter permease — protein sequence MAELYWTAFKSLVTKEIRRFMRIWVQTIVPPAITMTLYFIIFGNLIGSRIGDMNGFTYMEYIVPGLIMMSVITNSYSNVASSFFSAKFQKNIEELLVAPVPHHIIICGYVMGGVARGLMVGAMVTGVSLFFVDLQVHHWFIIISTVFFTSVVFALGGLINAVFADTFDDISIIPTFVLTPLTYLGGVFYSISLLPEFWQGVSKINPIVYMVNAFRYGFLGVSDVGIYTSFGVLVVFIVALYSVAYYLVSRGIGLRS from the coding sequence ATGGCTGAGTTATATTGGACTGCCTTTAAAAGTTTAGTCACCAAAGAAATTCGCCGCTTTATGCGTATTTGGGTGCAAACCATCGTTCCGCCAGCGATCACCATGACCTTGTATTTTATTATTTTTGGTAATTTAATTGGCTCACGCATTGGTGATATGAACGGCTTTACCTATATGGAATATATTGTTCCGGGTCTGATTATGATGTCTGTAATCACCAATTCTTATTCCAATGTGGCTTCCTCTTTCTTTAGTGCGAAATTTCAAAAGAATATTGAAGAGCTATTAGTCGCCCCTGTCCCTCATCATATTATAATTTGTGGTTATGTAATGGGCGGGGTCGCTCGTGGTTTAATGGTCGGCGCAATGGTAACGGGTGTGTCACTATTTTTTGTCGATTTACAGGTACATCATTGGTTTATCATTATCTCAACGGTCTTTTTTACCTCAGTAGTCTTCGCACTAGGTGGACTGATTAATGCAGTATTTGCCGATACCTTTGATGATATTTCGATTATTCCGACTTTTGTGCTAACACCACTGACCTATCTTGGTGGGGTGTTTTATTCAATTAGCTTATTGCCTGAATTTTGGCAGGGCGTATCGAAAATTAACCCAATCGTTTATATGGTGAATGCCTTCCGTTACGGCTTCCTAGGCGTTTCTGATGTAGGTATTTACACTTCATTTGGCGTTTTAGTTGTGTTTATTGTGGCGTTATATAGTGTTGCTTATTATTTGGTTTCTCGGGGTATCGGGCTACGCAGTTAA
- a CDS encoding ABC transporter ATP-binding protein — translation MYALEIQALRKVYAGGVEALKGVSLNVEQGDFYALLGPNGAGKSTTIGVISSLVNKSSGKVKVFGYDIDSDLVKAKQQLGLVPQEFNFNPFETVEQIVMQQAGYYGVSVSLAKERAQKYLSQLDLWEKRNERARNLSGGMKRRLMIARALMHEPKLLILDEPTAGVDIELRRSMWEFLKKINQEGVTIILTTHYLEEAEMLCRNIGIINRGEVIENTSMKSLLNKLHVETFILDLQDCEQSPVLEDANITHFSPNSLEVEIDKTQGLNRVFEQLSAQGVQVLSMRNKANRLEELFVTIVRNGEKTNAEKKQAQGATL, via the coding sequence ATGTATGCATTAGAAATACAAGCGTTACGTAAAGTTTATGCCGGAGGCGTTGAAGCTTTGAAAGGCGTTTCATTGAACGTTGAACAAGGTGACTTTTATGCGCTACTTGGGCCAAATGGAGCAGGCAAATCGACGACTATTGGGGTGATTAGCTCTTTAGTCAATAAGTCGTCGGGAAAGGTCAAAGTATTTGGCTATGATATCGATTCTGATTTAGTCAAAGCGAAGCAACAATTAGGCTTAGTTCCTCAAGAATTTAATTTCAATCCATTTGAAACGGTTGAGCAAATCGTGATGCAGCAAGCTGGTTATTATGGCGTGTCGGTGTCATTAGCCAAAGAGCGCGCTCAAAAATACCTCTCACAGCTTGATCTATGGGAAAAGCGTAATGAGCGTGCCAGAAACCTCTCCGGTGGGATGAAGCGCCGTTTGATGATTGCACGTGCGTTAATGCATGAGCCGAAATTGTTGATTTTAGATGAGCCAACCGCAGGCGTTGATATTGAACTTCGTCGTTCAATGTGGGAGTTCTTGAAGAAGATAAACCAAGAAGGGGTGACCATCATTCTCACCACGCATTATTTAGAAGAAGCGGAAATGCTCTGTCGAAACATCGGCATTATTAACCGTGGTGAAGTGATCGAAAATACCTCAATGAAATCGTTATTGAATAAATTGCACGTTGAAACTTTTATCTTAGATTTACAAGATTGTGAGCAATCGCCTGTACTCGAAGATGCGAATATCACACATTTTTCACCAAACAGCTTAGAAGTTGAAATTGATAAGACTCAAGGTTTAAACCGAGTATTTGAGCAATTATCGGCTCAAGGGGTACAGGTATTATCCATGCGCAATAAAGCTAACCGTTTAGAAGAATTATTCGTCACTATTGTACGCAATGGTGAAAAGACAAATGCTGAGAAAAAACAAGCACAAGGAGCAACCCTATAA
- the can gene encoding carbonate dehydratase, whose amino-acid sequence MPDIKQLFQNNSTWAQSIKSERPEFFAKLEESQHPEYLWIGCSDSRVPAERLTGLYSGELFVHRNVANQVIHTDLNCLSVVQYAVDVLKVKHIIICGHYGCGGVQAAIDNPNLGLINNWLLHIRDLYLKHRNWLAQFPKDEWANKLCEINVAEQVYHLGNSTVLQQAWERGQKVEIHGWVYGIGDGVLNDLGVRCHSRESLEISHQASLAKILNEDNPDKLNI is encoded by the coding sequence ATGCCAGATATTAAACAGTTATTCCAAAATAACTCAACTTGGGCTCAGTCGATAAAATCAGAACGCCCTGAGTTTTTCGCTAAATTAGAAGAATCACAACACCCTGAATATCTATGGATAGGTTGTTCGGATAGTCGAGTTCCCGCAGAACGTCTTACCGGACTCTATTCTGGGGAATTGTTTGTTCACCGCAACGTGGCAAACCAAGTTATTCATACCGATTTAAACTGCTTATCGGTGGTTCAATATGCCGTCGATGTGCTAAAAGTTAAACACATCATTATCTGTGGCCACTACGGCTGTGGCGGTGTTCAAGCTGCAATTGATAATCCAAACCTTGGTCTTATCAATAACTGGTTGCTGCACATTCGCGATCTCTACCTTAAACATCGTAACTGGCTTGCTCAATTTCCAAAAGATGAGTGGGCCAATAAGTTATGTGAAATTAATGTCGCAGAACAAGTTTACCACCTTGGTAACTCTACTGTGCTTCAACAAGCATGGGAACGTGGCCAAAAAGTAGAAATCCACGGTTGGGTATATGGTATTGGTGATGGTGTTCTCAATGACCTAGGTGTTCGATGCCACAGTCGTGAATCCCTTGAAATCTCTCACCAAGCTTCATTGGCTAAAATCCTAAATGAAGATAACCCTGATAAATTAAATATTTAG
- the hpt gene encoding hypoxanthine phosphoribosyltransferase, producing the protein MKHTVEVMISEQDVQDRVKALGKSIAEHYQGSENLVIVGLLRGSYVFMADLSRSIDLNHQIDFMTASSYGNSMTSSRDVRILKDLDDDIKGKDVLLVEDIIDTGNTLSKVCEILEIREPNSIEICTLLDKPSRREVHVDAKWIGFEIPDEFVVGVGIDYAQNYRHLPYIGKVVPQE; encoded by the coding sequence ATGAAACACACTGTAGAAGTAATGATCTCTGAACAGGACGTGCAAGATCGAGTGAAAGCGCTAGGCAAATCTATTGCTGAGCATTATCAAGGATCCGAAAATTTGGTGATTGTTGGCTTGCTGCGTGGTTCGTATGTCTTTATGGCTGACTTATCTCGTTCAATTGATTTAAACCATCAGATCGACTTTATGACAGCTTCTAGCTATGGCAATAGCATGACAAGCTCGCGTGATGTTCGTATTTTAAAAGATTTGGATGATGATATTAAAGGTAAAGATGTTCTGTTGGTTGAAGACATCATCGATACCGGTAATACTTTAAGTAAGGTTTGTGAAATTTTAGAAATTCGCGAACCCAATTCGATTGAGATTTGTACTTTGCTTGATAAACCTTCTCGTCGCGAAGTGCATGTTGATGCTAAATGGATTGGTTTTGAGATTCCAGATGAATTTGTGGTCGGTGTGGGTATTGATTACGCCCAGAATTACCGTCATTTACCTTATATCGGTAAAGTTGTACCTCAAGAATAA
- a CDS encoding TetR/AcrR family transcriptional regulator → MDMITKRPRTRLNPEKRKQQLLDIGIEVFARRGIGRGGHADIAEIAQVSVATVFNYFPTREDLVDAVLSDVEQHFSRFITDNINPDLPVKTNLQALSVQLIDIVLDDTQWIKIWFEWSTSTREDVWPLFVATHGQHQKFFKDLFSDAIEKGELCNDHKPGNISKLFHGICYSIFVQANRRPDKEYLTQLVTSFLDMLCIYKK, encoded by the coding sequence ATGGATATGATAACAAAACGCCCAAGGACTCGGTTAAATCCTGAGAAAAGAAAACAGCAACTGCTCGATATTGGTATCGAAGTATTTGCTCGTCGTGGTATTGGTCGAGGCGGTCATGCTGATATTGCCGAAATCGCTCAAGTCTCTGTCGCGACAGTGTTTAATTACTTCCCTACTCGTGAAGATTTAGTTGATGCAGTATTAAGCGATGTCGAACAACATTTTTCTCGCTTTATCACTGACAACATCAACCCTGACCTTCCAGTCAAAACGAATCTACAAGCATTATCAGTACAATTAATCGATATCGTGCTTGATGATACACAATGGATAAAAATTTGGTTTGAATGGAGTACCTCCACCCGAGAAGATGTTTGGCCACTTTTTGTAGCCACTCACGGTCAGCACCAGAAGTTTTTCAAAGATCTATTTTCTGATGCCATTGAAAAGGGTGAATTATGCAATGACCATAAACCTGGAAACATTTCTAAACTGTTTCATGGCATCTGTTATTCTATTTTTGTCCAAGCTAATCGACGCCCCGACAAAGAATACCTAACTCAACTGGTGACAAGCTTTTTAGATATGCTGTGCATTTATAAAAAATAA
- the lpdA gene encoding dihydrolipoyl dehydrogenase gives MSKEIKAQVVVLGAGPAGYSAAFRCADLGLETVIVERYSTLGGVCLNVGCIPSKALLHVSKVIEEAKAMAAHGVVFGEPQTDINKIRSWKDKVITQLTGGLAGMAKMRKVTVVNGFGKFTGANTLEVVGEETTTVTFDNAIIAAGSRPIKLPFIPHEDPRIWDSTDALELKEVPKKLLVMGGGIIGLEMGTVYHSLGSQIDVVEMFDQVIPAADKDVVKVFTKQIKDKFNLMLETKVTAVEAKEDGIYVSMEGKKAPAEAERYDAVLVAIGRVPNGKLMDAEKAGIEVDERGFINVDKQMRTNVPHIHAIGDIVGQPMLAHKGVHEGHVAAEVIAGKKHYFDPKVIPSIAYTEPEVAWVGKTEKEAKAEGINYETATFPWAASGRAIASDCAEGMTKLIFDKETHRVIGGAIVGTNGGELLGEIGLAIEMGCDAEDLALTIHAHPTLHESVGLAAEVFEGTITDLPNAKAVKRKK, from the coding sequence ATGAGCAAAGAAATTAAAGCACAAGTCGTGGTACTTGGTGCAGGTCCTGCTGGTTATTCAGCAGCTTTCCGTTGTGCCGATTTAGGTTTGGAAACCGTTATCGTTGAACGTTACAGCACTTTAGGTGGTGTTTGTTTGAACGTGGGTTGTATTCCATCAAAAGCACTATTACACGTTTCTAAAGTTATCGAAGAAGCGAAAGCGATGGCCGCTCACGGCGTAGTATTTGGCGAACCGCAAACTGACATTAACAAGATTCGTTCTTGGAAAGATAAAGTTATTACTCAGCTTACTGGCGGCCTTGCTGGTATGGCTAAGATGCGTAAAGTGACGGTTGTAAATGGTTTCGGTAAATTTACCGGTGCAAACACGCTAGAAGTCGTTGGTGAAGAAACAACAACAGTTACTTTTGATAACGCGATTATTGCAGCGGGCTCTCGCCCAATTAAACTGCCATTTATTCCTCATGAAGATCCACGTATTTGGGATTCTACGGATGCACTTGAACTGAAAGAAGTTCCAAAGAAACTGCTTGTTATGGGCGGCGGCATCATCGGTCTAGAAATGGGGACTGTGTACCACTCTCTAGGTTCTCAAATCGATGTAGTTGAAATGTTTGATCAAGTGATTCCTGCGGCGGATAAAGACGTAGTGAAGGTATTCACTAAGCAAATCAAAGATAAATTCAACCTAATGCTTGAAACTAAAGTAACGGCAGTTGAAGCGAAAGAAGATGGTATCTACGTTTCAATGGAAGGCAAAAAAGCTCCAGCAGAAGCTGAGCGTTATGATGCCGTTCTTGTGGCGATTGGTCGTGTACCAAACGGTAAACTGATGGATGCTGAAAAAGCAGGTATCGAGGTAGATGAGCGCGGTTTCATCAATGTTGATAAGCAAATGCGTACTAACGTTCCTCATATCCATGCTATCGGTGATATCGTTGGTCAACCAATGTTGGCTCACAAAGGTGTGCATGAAGGTCACGTTGCAGCGGAAGTGATTGCGGGTAAGAAGCATTACTTTGACCCTAAAGTGATCCCATCGATTGCTTATACTGAGCCAGAAGTTGCTTGGGTTGGTAAAACAGAGAAAGAAGCGAAAGCAGAAGGTATCAACTACGAAACGGCTACTTTCCCTTGGGCTGCATCAGGCCGCGCTATCGCCTCTGATTGTGCTGAAGGTATGACTAAGCTTATCTTTGATAAAGAAACTCACCGTGTCATCGGTGGTGCTATCGTCGGTACTAACGGTGGTGAATTGTTAGGTGAAATCGGTCTTGCGATTGAAATGGGTTGTGATGCAGAGGATCTTGCTCTGACTATTCATGCTCACCCAACATTGCATGAATCAGTTGGCCTAGCAGCTGAAGTATTTGAAGGTACAATTACTGACCTTCCAAATGCTAAAGCGGTAAAGCGTAAGAAGTAA
- the aceF gene encoding pyruvate dehydrogenase complex dihydrolipoyllysine-residue acetyltransferase, whose protein sequence is MTIEINVPDIGADEVEVTEILVNVGDKVEEEQSLITVEGDKASMEVPAPQAGVVKEIKINVGDSVSTGSFIMVFEAEGAAAAAPAQEAPKAEAAPAAAPAASELKEVHVPDIGGDEVEVTEIMVAIGDSIEEEQSLLTVEGDKASMEVPAPFAGVLKELKVNTGDKVTTGSLIMVFEVAGSGSAPAAEQAVAAPQEAAAPAASAAKEVNVPDIGGDEVEVTEVMVAVGDTVEEEQSLITVEGDKASMEVPAPFAGVVKEIKINAGDKVSTGSLIMIFEVAGAAPAPQAAAPAQAAAPAPASTPAPAAAQAPASNDFQENNEYAHASPVVRRLAREFGVNLAKVKGTGRKSRILKEDVQNFVKDALKRLESGAAASGNGDGSALGLLPWPKVDFSKFGETEVQKLSKIKKISGANLHRNWVMIPHVTQWDNADITALEAFRKEQNAIEAKKDTGMKITPLVFIMKAVAKALEAFPAFNSSLSEDGESIILKKYVNVGIAVDTPNGLVVPVFKDVNKKGIYELSEELAVISKKARSGKLTASDMQGGCFTISSLGGIGGTAFTPIVNAPEVGILGVSKSEMKPVWNGKEFEPRLQLPLSLSYDHRVIDGAEGARFITYLNGCLSDIRRLVL, encoded by the coding sequence ATGACAATCGAAATTAATGTACCTGACATTGGTGCCGATGAGGTTGAAGTTACTGAGATTCTAGTAAACGTTGGTGACAAGGTTGAAGAAGAACAGTCTCTTATTACTGTTGAAGGCGATAAAGCTTCAATGGAAGTACCTGCTCCACAAGCGGGCGTGGTAAAAGAAATTAAAATCAATGTAGGTGACTCAGTTTCAACTGGTTCATTCATCATGGTCTTTGAAGCTGAAGGCGCAGCCGCTGCAGCTCCAGCACAAGAAGCACCAAAAGCAGAAGCGGCTCCAGCAGCAGCCCCTGCCGCTTCTGAACTAAAAGAAGTTCACGTTCCAGATATCGGCGGTGATGAAGTTGAAGTCACTGAGATCATGGTGGCAATTGGCGACAGCATTGAAGAAGAGCAATCTCTACTGACGGTTGAAGGCGATAAAGCCTCAATGGAAGTACCGGCTCCTTTTGCAGGTGTGCTTAAAGAACTTAAAGTCAATACTGGCGATAAAGTGACAACAGGCTCACTGATCATGGTATTTGAAGTGGCAGGCTCTGGTTCAGCTCCAGCAGCAGAACAAGCAGTAGCGGCTCCACAAGAAGCAGCAGCTCCTGCAGCATCAGCTGCAAAAGAAGTGAACGTTCCTGATATCGGTGGCGATGAAGTTGAAGTGACCGAAGTGATGGTTGCAGTTGGTGATACCGTTGAAGAAGAGCAATCTTTGATCACGGTTGAAGGCGACAAAGCATCAATGGAAGTTCCAGCACCATTTGCTGGTGTAGTAAAAGAAATCAAAATCAATGCCGGCGATAAAGTATCAACGGGTTCATTGATCATGATCTTTGAAGTCGCTGGCGCAGCACCTGCACCACAAGCGGCAGCTCCAGCTCAAGCTGCGGCACCTGCACCGGCTTCAACTCCAGCTCCAGCAGCGGCTCAAGCGCCAGCGTCTAATGATTTCCAAGAGAACAATGAGTACGCTCATGCTTCTCCAGTGGTTCGTCGTTTAGCACGTGAGTTTGGTGTTAACCTAGCGAAAGTGAAGGGTACTGGCCGTAAGAGCCGTATCTTGAAAGAAGACGTACAAAACTTCGTGAAAGATGCCTTAAAACGTCTAGAGTCTGGTGCTGCAGCATCTGGCAATGGCGATGGTAGCGCACTTGGTCTGCTACCTTGGCCAAAAGTTGATTTCAGCAAGTTCGGTGAAACTGAAGTACAGAAACTGTCTAAGATTAAGAAAATCTCTGGCGCTAACCTGCACCGTAACTGGGTAATGATCCCGCACGTTACACAGTGGGATAATGCAGATATCACTGCACTAGAAGCGTTCCGTAAAGAGCAAAACGCAATCGAAGCGAAGAAAGACACTGGCATGAAGATCACTCCACTTGTGTTCATCATGAAAGCCGTTGCGAAAGCGCTAGAAGCATTCCCAGCGTTTAACTCTTCACTGTCTGAAGATGGCGAAAGCATCATTCTTAAGAAATACGTGAACGTCGGTATCGCGGTAGATACGCCGAATGGTCTAGTGGTTCCAGTATTCAAAGATGTAAACAAAAAAGGCATCTACGAATTATCTGAAGAGCTAGCTGTTATTTCTAAGAAAGCACGTTCAGGTAAACTGACGGCTTCTGATATGCAAGGCGGTTGTTTCACGATCTCAAGCCTTGGCGGTATCGGTGGTACTGCGTTTACGCCAATCGTTAACGCACCAGAAGTGGGTATCCTTGGGGTATCTAAATCTGAAATGAAGCCAGTATGGAATGGTAAAGAATTTGAACCACGCCTACAGCTTCCACTTTCTCTATCTTACGATCACCGTGTGATTGATGGTGCAGAGGGTGCACGCTTTATTACTTACCTAAACGGTTGTCTATCTGACATCCGTCGTTTGGTACTGTAA